AAACGCCATGAATGTCCATCGCATGATTACGCGCTACCCGCCGTAGTTCAACCCCCGCCCGCTATTCAATCACCACGGGTGTACCCACATCGACCAGGGATTGCAGCGTTTCGATCTGCTCATTGGTCATCGCGATACAGCCCTTGGTCCAGTGGAATGCCTGGTGGATATCGGGATCACCGTCACCGATGCCATGGAACCCGATGTGCCCACCGAGGACTCCGTCCTGGGGGAAGCGGCCGTCTCGCAGTCCCTTCTCCAGTGTCATACGGTATCGGCGGTCCGACAGGTCACCCCGTCGTCGCGCCCGATCGAGATGATCGAGGGTGGGATAGTTGATGCCGATGAATCGATGAAAGCGGCTCTGCGGGTTGAAGTGGGTAATCCGGTACTCACCGCGTGGCGTGGTCTGGTCGCCCCTGAGGTGCAGATCCGAGATGCCGCCGCGCCCGAATGCGATGTCGTCGAGCTCCAGCAATCGCTCATTGCCCCGCCAGACTTCCGTCACCGCGGTTTCGGTGTCCACCCGGACCCAGATATCGCCGCGCGGTGCCGATGCG
The Spiribacter vilamensis DNA segment above includes these coding regions:
- a CDS encoding L,D-transpeptidase family protein, encoding MTRARPGIRLFCVVIAVLCVAAMTMAPAASAPRGDIWVRVDTETAVTEVWRGNERLLELDDIAFGRGGISDLHLRGDQTTPRGEYRITHFNPQSRFHRFIGINYPTLDHLDRARRRGDLSDRRYRMTLEKGLRDGRFPQDGVLGGHIGFHGIGDGDPDIHQAFHWTKGCIAMTNEQIETLQSLVDVGTPVVIE